One part of the Sulfolobus tengchongensis genome encodes these proteins:
- a CDS encoding zinc ribbon domain-containing protein, with protein sequence MKKNYREKLYLMQYRRVQQWVEWEAKKHGLNVIYVKPAYSSTTCPKCGEKMVESGYRMLKCVKCGFEDHRDYIAVCNLYGRGSLSLATAPYMRDVTPNR encoded by the coding sequence TTGAAGAAGAATTATAGGGAGAAACTATATTTGATGCAATATAGACGTGTTCAACAATGGGTTGAGTGGGAGGCTAAGAAGCATGGATTGAACGTAATATACGTTAAACCAGCGTATAGTTCAACTACTTGCCCTAAGTGTGGAGAGAAAATGGTTGAATCTGGGTATAGGATGCTTAAGTGTGTAAAGTGTGGTTTTGAGGATCATCGTGATTATATAGCTGTGTGTAATTTGTATGGGCGGGGTTCTCTGAGCCTCGCGACTGCCCCCTATATGAGAGATGTAACTCCGAATCGATGA
- a CDS encoding glycosyltransferase — translation MLVFDLAILLIIIHFAIPALYYLYIKNKKLDIKPENKEVIDVSIIIPTYNESDKIKEKIINLLQSYPINHMEVILVDSSDDNTAEIVKSFNIPRLTIIKEKERKGKIFAIKEGIKKATSNIVVITDADALWKDPLINVVSMFSSRVVGAVSCIKKANNDLENSYRNFYNTIRLGESALYSTPIFHGELTAFRKDIIKPDELPNVGADDSMIATLTTLKGYRAICIDNMRAIELAPKGIDYITWKMRRGSHLIRHFSRFLPKVLKSRNRKFKLVFLQEFYLHLINPWILIIGLILMAISNIFIFSILIFISILLSLLNSNVREILRAWIPNQLFLILSQIFSLRGEVLAWRKERK, via the coding sequence ATGCTTGTATTCGATCTAGCAATATTGTTAATTATTATACATTTTGCTATACCTGCATTATATTATTTATATATAAAAAATAAAAAATTAGATATAAAGCCCGAAAATAAGGAAGTAATTGATGTAAGCATTATTATTCCAACGTATAATGAGAGTGATAAGATAAAAGAGAAGATAATTAATTTACTTCAGTCCTATCCAATAAACCATATGGAAGTTATACTAGTTGATTCTAGTGATGATAATACAGCGGAAATAGTTAAATCTTTCAATATTCCTAGGCTCACTATTATTAAAGAAAAAGAAAGAAAGGGTAAGATTTTTGCCATAAAAGAGGGAATAAAGAAAGCTACTAGTAATATCGTAGTTATAACTGATGCCGATGCCCTATGGAAGGATCCTTTAATTAACGTTGTGTCTATGTTCAGCTCACGGGTTGTAGGAGCTGTCAGTTGTATAAAAAAGGCTAATAATGATCTAGAGAATTCATATAGAAATTTCTATAATACAATTAGACTAGGTGAGTCAGCTCTATATTCTACTCCAATATTCCATGGAGAATTAACTGCGTTTAGAAAAGATATTATTAAACCAGACGAATTACCTAATGTTGGTGCCGATGATAGTATGATTGCTACACTAACGACATTGAAAGGATATAGAGCAATATGTATTGATAATATGAGAGCGATAGAACTCGCACCTAAAGGCATAGATTATATTACATGGAAAATGAGAAGAGGATCTCATTTAATAAGGCACTTTTCAAGATTTTTACCGAAAGTATTAAAATCTAGAAATAGAAAATTTAAGCTAGTATTTTTGCAAGAGTTTTACTTGCACTTGATAAACCCGTGGATTTTAATTATAGGTTTAATATTAATGGCTATTAGTAATATTTTTATCTTTTCCATATTAATTTTCATTTCCATACTATTATCTCTATTAAATTCTAACGTCAGAGAAATATTAAGAGCATGGATTCCAAATCAGCTGTTTCTGATTTTATCACAAATATTCTCGTTAAGAGGTGAAGTTTTAGCTTGGAGAAAAGAAAGAAAATAG
- a CDS encoding LamG domain-containing protein: protein MLAAAPLILDIREKKANIAQASSSLTSTYPYITIVEGNPNTGYSVITSSGEIFNGSCSSGSGTCGIYEAIQYLQKNYNGGLIVLLGQFYPIKSPLTSTPNNIQISGGAQIYVNPGSAPMIIALAPIMEYGIQLLWYSNIGIINSILSKRRSFSQSPYVLFYEPPAYQSLMFANGPQAFGTPSQFTVSAWVYGLPGGYDGYILAYGSLEAGQGWAIMGNSGMLMFTGSSGSIRAPFPSTVPFHVVVTYDNGTAIMYVNGNQVASGTVTINYPNVAYLWVNNCPIQSQQGGMNRPSWYSYLENIQIYNAVLSSSQIATLASSPTQDVVGSPIFWGLYRYVMYFGDLITGLGFQRMGAIFEGGVI, encoded by the coding sequence ATGCTAGCTGCAGCTCCCCTTATTTTAGATATTAGAGAAAAAAAGGCTAATATTGCCCAGGCATCTTCATCTTTAACCTCTACATATCCATATATTACAATAGTCGAAGGAAATCCTAACACTGGCTATAGTGTGATAACTAGTTCTGGAGAAATATTTAACGGAAGCTGTAGTAGTGGTTCAGGTACATGTGGAATATATGAGGCTATACAATATTTACAGAAAAATTATAATGGTGGCTTAATAGTCCTACTTGGTCAATTTTATCCAATTAAATCCCCATTAACATCTACTCCTAACAATATACAGATTAGCGGAGGTGCACAAATATATGTAAACCCTGGTAGTGCCCCAATGATTATCGCATTGGCACCTATTATGGAATATGGTATTCAACTTCTATGGTATTCTAATATTGGAATAATAAATTCCATTTTATCTAAGAGGCGCTCATTCTCACAATCTCCCTATGTGTTATTCTACGAACCTCCAGCATATCAATCTTTAATGTTTGCTAACGGTCCTCAAGCGTTTGGGACACCATCTCAGTTCACAGTCTCAGCCTGGGTTTATGGACTTCCTGGTGGATATGATGGTTACATATTAGCTTATGGTTCGTTAGAGGCCGGGCAAGGATGGGCTATAATGGGTAATAGCGGTATGCTAATGTTTACTGGTTCTAGTGGCAGTATAAGGGCTCCATTTCCTTCGACGGTTCCATTCCATGTAGTTGTAACATACGATAATGGCACTGCAATAATGTATGTTAATGGTAACCAAGTAGCGAGTGGTACAGTAACTATTAATTATCCTAATGTAGCATATCTATGGGTGAATAATTGTCCCATTCAGAGTCAACAAGGTGGAATGAATAGGCCAAGCTGGTATTCCTACTTAGAAAACATACAAATATACAATGCTGTCTTATCTTCATCACAGATTGCAACATTAGCGTCATCTCCTACTCAAGATGTAGTAGGTTCACCAATTTTCTGGGGATTGTATAGATATGTAATGTACTTTGGTGACTTAATAACTGGCCTTGGTTTCCAAAGAATGGGTGCAATATTTGAGGGTGGGGTAATTTAA
- a CDS encoding glycosyltransferase family 2 protein, translating into MLVSIIIPTSNGESTLSEVLNSIAVQDYKQIEVIIIDNGSKDRSYEIVQKFIKEVDFSVRYFRFENKLGHAGAINEGLKRAKGDIIMILHDDIKLGERNWISSMLKIFERKEVGVSSSLFVTYPDRLKGINKVFSYIYILGWHKLVEMPIQEVAYTGLNNDLVRREIIEKIGALDNTYPYSMHDIDFSEKVRRLGYKIILNPKVHVEHLLSFYQRNLKSHFIKAWQYGFPSTLILRRYGYLPNLDNFLFFIYSLIFILSFFVNFNILLILSVIISLLSIPLEQPNFYNKNKFVIRVEKLSISYIAGIILYTLFRNLFFIALGVSVIFYRALKSSIIAYKELNSKKISFQVFLFYFLWNFVNGAAVFAGIFKFLLTHDKAK; encoded by the coding sequence ATGTTAGTGTCAATAATAATACCTACCTCTAATGGAGAAAGTACTTTGAGCGAAGTTCTCAATAGCATAGCAGTACAAGATTATAAGCAAATAGAGGTAATAATTATAGATAACGGATCAAAAGACAGATCTTATGAGATAGTACAAAAGTTTATCAAAGAGGTAGATTTCAGCGTCAGATATTTCAGATTTGAAAACAAATTAGGTCATGCAGGAGCTATTAACGAAGGGTTGAAAAGAGCAAAAGGGGATATAATAATGATCCTTCATGATGATATTAAATTAGGAGAAAGGAATTGGATTTCTAGTATGCTTAAAATTTTTGAAAGAAAAGAAGTAGGAGTTTCCTCTTCACTATTTGTCACATATCCAGATAGATTAAAAGGAATAAATAAAGTATTTAGTTATATCTATATTTTAGGTTGGCATAAATTAGTTGAAATGCCTATTCAAGAAGTAGCTTATACTGGGCTAAATAATGATTTAGTACGTAGAGAAATAATAGAGAAAATTGGTGCACTTGATAATACATACCCATATAGTATGCATGATATAGATTTCTCAGAAAAAGTTAGAAGATTGGGGTATAAGATAATTTTGAATCCTAAGGTCCATGTAGAACACTTATTATCTTTTTATCAAAGAAATCTCAAATCTCATTTCATTAAAGCTTGGCAATATGGTTTTCCTTCAACCTTAATATTAAGGAGATATGGGTATTTGCCCAATTTAGATAATTTTTTATTTTTTATATATTCTTTAATATTTATTCTCTCATTCTTTGTAAATTTTAATATTTTATTAATATTATCAGTTATCATCTCCCTCCTCTCTATTCCATTAGAACAACCTAACTTTTATAATAAAAATAAGTTCGTTATTAGGGTAGAAAAACTTAGCATTAGTTATATTGCAGGTATAATATTATATACTCTATTTAGGAACCTATTTTTTATTGCATTAGGTGTTAGTGTCATATTTTATAGAGCACTAAAGAGTTCTATTATAGCATATAAAGAATTAAATAGCAAAAAGATTTCCTTTCAAGTCTTCCTTTTCTATTTTCTATGGAATTTTGTCAATGGAGCAGCCGTATTTGCAGGTATATTCAAGTTTCTATTAACTCACGATAAAGCGAAATAA
- a CDS encoding glycosyltransferase family 4 protein: MRVVLFPSTDKPWDGIEVYSYELAKRLSKKGIEVIGIRIGRSDRTKIINDNFKLIDVKTPNFHNIMYFARILISSLRTFNVLKDADIVHAIGGYYAGIELLPIKRKVVTIIGASSLREKSFFKRNLRRFYMSLLYRNASAYIVPNEIIMKEIKKCLKINPFLIPLGIDTDGLRTNESRSKIRSEFGFNDNDIIILYLGQLVNGKRLPELIKGFAILSRRIPEAKLVLVAWGYLKNHLESLSKSLGLDNKVIFMNPIPYERRKYIYNTADVFVMLGDSFGDGGISNAVLDAIGSGLPVIVSKNSPNYLVVKNNFNGYLVDPTDYNQIADAIFKAIINRQELGKNSLYIAENFEWDKVALQIMKLYETVYSSQ, translated from the coding sequence ATGAGAGTAGTACTCTTTCCTTCTACTGATAAGCCTTGGGATGGAATAGAAGTTTATTCATATGAACTAGCGAAGCGACTTAGTAAAAAGGGGATAGAAGTGATAGGAATAAGAATAGGTAGAAGTGATAGAACTAAAATCATTAATGATAATTTTAAATTAATTGATGTGAAAACACCAAATTTTCATAATATAATGTACTTTGCGAGAATTCTTATCTCGTCATTAAGGACATTTAATGTATTAAAAGATGCAGATATAGTTCATGCAATAGGTGGATACTACGCTGGAATAGAATTATTACCTATAAAGAGAAAAGTAGTAACCATAATTGGGGCTAGTAGCTTGAGAGAAAAATCATTTTTCAAAAGGAATTTACGAAGATTTTATATGTCTCTTTTATATAGAAATGCCTCTGCGTATATTGTACCTAATGAAATAATAATGAAAGAGATTAAAAAATGTTTGAAAATTAATCCATTTCTTATCCCATTAGGAATTGATACTGATGGATTAAGAACAAATGAATCTCGTTCAAAAATAAGATCTGAATTTGGTTTTAATGACAATGATATAATAATTTTATATTTAGGTCAACTAGTTAATGGAAAGAGACTACCAGAGTTGATTAAGGGATTCGCTATATTGTCTAGAAGGATTCCAGAGGCTAAATTAGTACTTGTAGCATGGGGATATCTAAAAAATCACTTGGAGTCACTATCAAAAAGTCTCGGGCTAGATAATAAAGTTATATTTATGAATCCTATTCCATATGAACGTAGAAAATACATTTATAATACAGCAGACGTTTTTGTGATGTTAGGAGACTCTTTTGGTGATGGAGGTATAAGTAATGCTGTATTAGATGCCATAGGAAGTGGTTTACCCGTTATTGTATCTAAAAATAGTCCTAATTACTTAGTGGTAAAAAACAATTTTAACGGATACTTAGTTGATCCTACGGATTATAATCAAATAGCCGATGCTATATTCAAAGCCATAATAAATCGACAAGAACTTGGCAAAAATTCCTTATACATAGCGGAAAATTTTGAATGGGATAAAGTTGCATTGCAAATCATGAAGTTATACGAAACAGTTTACTCCAGCCAATAA
- a CDS encoding glycosyltransferase has product MKIKIVTETQQRGTFATMLLLYKKLLEYGIDAQLYTTFSSEYMTLPSPPKSMIFGYEKMVNSENYARKIFNIIHNSKDTVIHLANAMYGILPIAEKSGAKTVINIQYWWPTCYFNSMDNPYCDCQSLTKISRCIYNKKNGYHKILSPLEALYAKWKLDKIKEYVSKASIILAVSNIVKEVLVSRGFPEDKIRVININAITPPIDYVEYHPSDSFTFAYISYPDQGKGIFQLLKAFSIALKYNEKIRLKIAGGLEEPKVVETISELGIKDKVVLTKRFPYTEYINKMKELLSDVDVVVVPTLVPDTWARVVTESMLSGRPVMVTKGNGGLVEQVTDGVDGFHVNVYDVNDFALSLYNISQIPRNKIEEMGKIARSNILKKYDNKKIIDQVISLYRELIET; this is encoded by the coding sequence ATGAAAATTAAGATTGTTACTGAGACCCAACAAAGGGGAACATTTGCCACAATGTTACTTTTATACAAAAAACTGCTTGAATATGGAATAGATGCTCAATTATATACTACATTTAGTTCAGAGTATATGACATTACCATCGCCTCCTAAGAGCATGATTTTTGGATATGAGAAAATGGTTAATTCTGAAAATTATGCACGAAAAATATTTAACATAATTCATAACTCTAAAGACACCGTCATACACCTTGCTAATGCAATGTATGGAATTTTGCCAATAGCTGAAAAAAGTGGAGCTAAAACTGTTATAAACATTCAATATTGGTGGCCGACGTGTTACTTTAATTCAATGGATAACCCATATTGTGATTGTCAAAGCCTAACAAAAATCTCTAGATGTATTTACAACAAGAAAAATGGATATCATAAAATTTTGTCCCCTTTAGAAGCTTTATATGCTAAGTGGAAGTTGGACAAGATAAAAGAGTATGTGTCTAAAGCTAGTATAATCTTAGCAGTGAGTAATATTGTAAAAGAGGTATTAGTGTCCAGAGGATTTCCTGAGGATAAAATAAGAGTAATAAATATTAACGCAATTACTCCTCCAATTGACTATGTGGAATATCATCCTTCAGATAGCTTTACTTTTGCATACATTAGTTATCCTGATCAAGGAAAGGGGATTTTCCAGTTACTTAAGGCTTTCTCGATTGCATTAAAATACAATGAAAAAATTAGGTTAAAAATAGCTGGGGGCCTAGAAGAACCTAAAGTAGTGGAAACTATAAGTGAACTAGGTATTAAAGACAAAGTAGTCTTAACTAAGAGATTTCCATACACAGAATATATAAATAAAATGAAGGAACTTCTATCTGATGTTGATGTCGTGGTAGTTCCTACTTTAGTCCCCGATACATGGGCTAGAGTAGTTACCGAATCAATGCTATCTGGTAGGCCGGTTATGGTAACTAAAGGTAATGGAGGTCTAGTAGAACAAGTAACTGATGGAGTAGATGGATTTCATGTTAATGTCTACGATGTTAATGATTTTGCACTATCTTTGTATAATATCTCACAAATTCCAAGAAATAAAATTGAGGAGATGGGAAAAATTGCAAGAAGCAATATTTTAAAAAAATATGATAATAAGAAAATTATTGATCAAGTTATTTCGCTTTATCGTGAGTTAATAGAAACTTGA
- a CDS encoding glycosyltransferase encodes MEDLKALVIMPPILFSSEAKVAVAFSRVLKEYGFSKQYGIFLEKNGLSDIFKLSPDLAYSLDIIDTKIKLVKGPVISGLIDYIIVKLTKLLKNVNLSVNLYYTEIPLGLDLTYVIYPPSVMFYKDLLYSKYKNLRKLYLSANMRILEKLANSDRLICSSYYIKSIMENTFKYNCSVVYPPVMNIEKYDNVERENLVVGVGKYVEPKHWDEFIQIAKKVRQVNNKIKFKIIGGLNYVKSSRKYFEYLKNIAGDNVELLIDVPESEKWKLFHKAKIILHCMRNDNISLGVEEAMSVGVVPVVYRATGSWIDITKEGKYGFSYSNIDEASNIILELIRDENLYMKMSEASKERAVEFSYDTFKSRLGSILKTIRKE; translated from the coding sequence GTGGAAGATTTAAAAGCATTGGTAATTATGCCTCCAATTTTATTCAGTAGCGAGGCCAAGGTTGCAGTAGCATTTTCAAGAGTACTTAAAGAATACGGCTTTTCTAAACAGTATGGAATATTTCTAGAAAAAAACGGACTATCTGATATTTTCAAACTGTCACCGGATCTAGCTTACTCATTAGATATCATAGATACCAAGATAAAACTAGTAAAGGGACCAGTAATTTCGGGACTCATTGACTATATTATAGTTAAACTAACTAAATTACTTAAAAATGTTAATCTAAGTGTCAACCTATATTATACTGAAATACCTTTAGGTCTCGACTTAACGTACGTGATTTATCCACCTTCTGTTATGTTCTATAAAGATCTCCTATATTCTAAGTATAAGAATTTGAGAAAACTTTACTTAAGTGCCAATATGCGTATCTTAGAGAAACTAGCTAATTCTGATAGGTTAATATGCAGTTCATACTACATAAAGTCGATAATGGAAAATACTTTTAAGTACAACTGTTCAGTAGTTTACCCACCTGTCATGAACATTGAAAAATATGATAACGTAGAGAGAGAGAATTTGGTAGTTGGAGTCGGAAAATACGTAGAACCTAAGCATTGGGACGAATTTATACAAATTGCAAAGAAAGTTAGACAAGTTAATAATAAAATAAAATTCAAAATAATAGGTGGTCTAAACTACGTTAAATCTTCCAGGAAATATTTCGAGTATTTAAAGAATATAGCAGGTGATAATGTAGAACTTTTAATAGATGTTCCTGAATCTGAGAAATGGAAATTGTTCCATAAGGCAAAAATAATATTGCATTGCATGAGAAATGATAATATAAGTCTCGGAGTAGAAGAAGCTATGTCAGTTGGTGTTGTACCTGTAGTTTACAGAGCCACAGGATCATGGATTGATATAACTAAAGAAGGAAAATATGGTTTCTCTTATAGTAATATTGATGAAGCCTCTAACATAATACTAGAATTGATTAGAGATGAAAATCTATATATGAAAATGAGTGAAGCGTCAAAGGAGAGAGCAGTTGAATTTTCTTATGATACTTTTAAATCTAGGCTAGGTAGTATACTAAAAACTATAAGAAAAGAATAG
- a CDS encoding FkbM family methyltransferase: MAGRKSEVYGYDLSKILNLITENSVISELNKDKNYSEFLFLLSGWIKENSIWYSPKFDVKVLHPFTTFIETFISESYEADVHGKEVIDIGANVGDTALYFAINGAKRVYSFEPLLPAYKEALGDINLNNLEK; encoded by the coding sequence ATGGCGGGGAGAAAGTCAGAAGTATATGGTTATGATCTAAGTAAAATTTTAAATTTAATAACCGAAAATTCAGTAATTTCCGAATTAAATAAAGATAAAAATTATTCTGAATTCCTATTTTTATTATCTGGCTGGATCAAAGAGAATAGTATTTGGTATAGTCCAAAATTTGATGTAAAAGTATTACACCCCTTTACGACTTTTATCGAAACTTTCATTTCCGAATCTTATGAGGCGGATGTTCATGGCAAAGAAGTTATTGATATTGGTGCTAACGTGGGTGATACCGCGTTATATTTTGCTATAAATGGTGCTAAAAGAGTTTACTCATTTGAACCACTACTCCCAGCGTACAAAGAAGCTTTAGGAGATATTAATTTGAACAATTTGGAAAAATAA
- a CDS encoding glycosyltransferase family 4 protein, whose protein sequence is MEKRKKIVHVTHTFYPVVGGIEKSIYEIAIRQQAKYDVTVLTSSKVPDDNYKMKVEKLRSIRLFNMPDLTIPLESSKVLKEADIVHYHSQNSLFSIKLMMKGENVIFTLMAIDSLYNHPNFVIRLFSPLYSKITMNKVLSNSKKLLVKNTRDLRILKEKYNRDAFLVPEGVDDIFFTYPKSNRFIERIGDEYILYIGRLHKLKGVEVLLRAAKMLNSKIVFIGPGDINIYRKMAEKLDVDKKCVFLGYVDDKTKIEAIDSASFIVIPSISEYVEAFSITLSEAWSREKAVIATEVGSLRYRIINGVNGILVPPNDPISLAQAANNLLNDRRLAEKMGKEGRKEVVTWDYVVELLDKIYWGA, encoded by the coding sequence TTGGAGAAAAGAAAGAAAATAGTGCATGTCACTCATACATTTTATCCAGTAGTTGGGGGTATAGAAAAGTCGATATATGAGATAGCTATAAGACAACAAGCTAAATATGATGTTACAGTACTAACATCATCTAAAGTTCCCGATGATAACTATAAGATGAAAGTGGAAAAATTAAGAAGTATAAGGTTATTCAATATGCCAGATTTAACAATACCACTAGAATCTAGTAAAGTATTAAAGGAAGCAGATATAGTTCATTACCATTCACAGAACTCTCTTTTTTCAATTAAACTTATGATGAAAGGAGAAAATGTAATTTTTACATTGATGGCGATAGATTCCCTCTATAATCACCCTAATTTTGTGATAAGGTTATTTTCACCATTATATTCTAAAATTACCATGAATAAGGTTCTTAGTAATTCTAAGAAACTATTGGTGAAAAATACGAGAGACCTAAGAATTTTAAAAGAAAAGTATAATAGAGACGCATTTTTGGTTCCAGAAGGTGTAGATGACATTTTCTTTACATATCCGAAATCCAATCGTTTTATCGAACGAATTGGAGATGAATATATCCTTTACATAGGAAGATTGCATAAACTAAAAGGCGTAGAAGTTTTATTGCGGGCTGCAAAGATGCTTAACTCGAAAATAGTTTTTATAGGACCCGGTGATATCAATATATATAGAAAAATGGCTGAGAAATTAGATGTGGATAAGAAGTGCGTGTTTCTGGGTTATGTTGACGACAAAACTAAAATAGAGGCTATTGACTCCGCTTCATTTATAGTTATTCCAAGTATTTCAGAATACGTTGAAGCGTTTTCTATTACACTAAGTGAGGCATGGAGTAGAGAAAAAGCAGTAATAGCTACTGAAGTAGGCAGTTTAAGATATAGAATAATAAATGGGGTTAATGGAATTTTGGTACCTCCTAATGATCCCATCTCCTTAGCTCAAGCAGCTAATAACCTTTTGAATGATAGACGATTAGCGGAAAAAATGGGAAAAGAAGGCAGAAAGGAAGTTGTAACATGGGATTATGTGGTAGAACTATTAGATAAAATCTACTGGGGCGCCTAA
- a CDS encoding DUF1616 domain-containing protein, whose amino-acid sequence MVDLNQLIAQYKLIYSQYLIKQEIYEIELYVIASFPLIIFIIYYFFKGSFQKYYYLLWFKLNRNKRITSIKSSKDSLGKGVVLGLIVMLLIFSFGVYVLNTQSKESFSEMLLLNSNGTIGNYPSNLVPGEIGLVYVEVQNHEGKPMLYEIKVILEENTTNSTLYTIFNIVNNDGVWKAPINFSINSTGIFKIVICLYYYNITVQNFVYTNIFDQLVVSVR is encoded by the coding sequence ATGGTAGATCTCAATCAATTGATAGCCCAATATAAATTAATCTATTCTCAGTACCTTATAAAACAAGAGATATATGAAATAGAGCTTTATGTTATAGCTAGTTTTCCATTAATTATTTTTATCATCTATTATTTTTTTAAGGGTTCTTTTCAAAAATATTATTACTTATTATGGTTTAAGTTAAATAGAAACAAAAGAATTACTTCTATAAAATCTTCGAAAGATAGTCTAGGTAAAGGTGTAGTGTTAGGACTAATTGTTATGTTATTAATATTTTCTTTTGGAGTTTATGTATTAAATACTCAGTCTAAAGAAAGCTTTTCTGAAATGTTGCTCCTAAATTCTAATGGTACTATTGGAAATTATCCTTCAAATCTTGTACCTGGTGAAATAGGATTGGTTTATGTCGAAGTACAAAATCATGAGGGAAAACCTATGCTTTATGAAATTAAAGTAATTTTGGAAGAAAATACTACAAATAGTACCTTATATACAATATTCAACATTGTAAATAATGATGGGGTTTGGAAAGCTCCAATAAATTTTTCAATAAATAGTACTGGTATATTTAAGATAGTGATATGTCTATACTATTATAATATAACAGTACAAAATTTTGTTTACACCAACATTTTTGATCAACTAGTAGTAAGTGTGAGATGA
- a CDS encoding DUF1616 domain-containing protein, translating to MQKQSVMLNKTVEETIDELIKNGYNKIDAIKFVHDNYDIENKLDLISFLIHISSLVLLLSLFVTVPLVIFLKIALGTFYSIFFVGYVILKVFYSKELRQLSELQLLGLSLGVSFAVIGILGLLLNFTVGITSQTAIYSVVGITELFNLISNLRGSK from the coding sequence ATGCAAAAGCAGAGCGTAATGTTAAATAAAACCGTTGAGGAAACAATAGATGAGTTGATTAAGAATGGATATAATAAAATTGACGCAATAAAATTTGTCCATGACAATTACGATATAGAGAATAAATTAGATTTGATTAGCTTTCTTATTCATATAAGTTCCTTAGTGCTATTATTGTCTTTGTTTGTTACAGTGCCTCTGGTAATCTTTTTAAAGATTGCACTAGGTACGTTTTATTCTATATTTTTTGTGGGCTATGTTATATTAAAGGTATTTTACTCTAAGGAACTAAGACAACTTTCAGAGTTGCAGTTACTTGGTCTTTCATTAGGAGTTAGTTTTGCCGTAATAGGTATACTAGGATTATTACTAAATTTCACTGTAGGCATTACTTCTCAAACTGCTATATATAGTGTAGTAGGTATAACAGAATTGTTTAACTTAATATCTAATTTAAGGGGGTCAAAATGA